TTCGGGAGAAGGTATGCCCTTCGATGTGAAAGACTTGCTCTGTAAGCATTGGAGGGTCGCAGAGAATCGGTGGCTGCGACTGTTTATTAAAAACACAGCACTCTGCTAACACGAAAGTGGACGTATAGGGTGTGACGCCTGCCCGGTGCTGGAAGGTTAATTGAAGATGTGAGAGCATCGGATCGAAGCCCCAGTAAACGGCGGCCGTAACTATAACGGTCCTAAGGTAGCGAAATTCCTTGTCGGGTAAGTTCCGACCCGCACGAATGGCGTAACGATGGCCACACTGTCTCCTCCCGAGACTCAGCGAAGTTGAAGTGGTTGTGAAGATGCAATCTACCCGCTGCTAGACGGAAAGACCCCGTGAACCTTTACTGTAGCTTTGCATTGGACTTTGAAGTCACTTGTGTAGGATAGGTGGGAGGCTTAGAAGCAGAGACGCCAGTTTCTGTGGAGCCGTCCTTGAAATACCACCCTGGTGTCTTTGAGGTTCTAACCCAGGTCCGTCATCCGGATCGGGGACCGTGCATGGTAGGCAGTTTGACTGGGGCGGTCTCCTCCCAAAGAGTAACGGAGGAGTTCGAAGGTTACCTAGGTCCGGTCGGAAATCGGACTGATAGTGCAATGGCAAAAGGTAGCTTAACTGCGAGACCAACAAGTCGAGCAGGTGCGAAAGCAGGACATAGTGATCCGGTGGTTCTGAATGGAAGGGCCATCGCTCAACGGATAAAAGGTACTCCGGGGATAACAGGCTGATTCCGCCCAAGAGTTCATATCGACGGCGGAGTTTGGCACCTCGATGTCGGCTCATCACATCCTGGGGCTGTAGTCGGTCCCAAGGGTATGGCTGTTCGCCATTTAAAGTGGTACGTGAGCTGGGTTTAAAACGTCGTGAGACAGTTTGGTCCCTATCTGCAGTGGGCGTTGGAAGTTTGACGGGGGCTGCTCCTAGTACGAGAGGACCGGAGTGGACGAACCTCTGGTGTACCGGTTGTGACGCCAGTCGCATCGCCGGGTAGCTAAGTTCGGAAGAGATAAGCGCTGAAAGCATCTAAGCGCGAAACTCGCCTGAAGATGAGACTTCCCTGAGGGTATAACCCTCCTGAAGAGTCGTTCGAGACCAGGACGTTGATAGGTCGGGTGTGGAAGCGCAGTAATGCGTGAAGCTAACCGATACTAATTGCTCGTGAGGCTTGACTCTATCATTTGAAGAACTTCAGATGAAAGCTTACTGATAAGCGATACAACATTACCGAAGTTGATTAAAGAATAAATAAGTGCAGGAGACTGCATAACGGCTTAACCGATTTGTACAGTTTAAGTTTGGCGGCCATAGCGAGTTGGTCCCACGCCTTCCCATCCCGAACAGGACCGTGAAACGACTCAGCGCCGATGATAGTGTGGTTCTTCCATGTGAAAGTAGGTCACTGCCAAACACCCATTCCGAAGCCCCTGACATCATGTCGGGGGCTTTTACTTTGTTGCTTGCCGGGTAGCGGAGATATGGGGGAGGTATGGAGTATGGTGTTGCACAAGTCAGACAGAAGATTGCTGTGCTTCGGCAAAAGGCTTGAAGCACTTGGGGGCTTTATTTATGATGGGGTTGTAGGCGGTATCCGCTCGGATGCCGGGTTGACATCTTGATAACAGAAGGAGAAAGCTCATGAAAAAATTCCTGTTCGGTGCGCTGGCTGCGTTGGCGGCAGGCTTGTCGTTGGCGGCGGTAAACATCAATACGGCCGCTCAGAGCGAGTTGGAGGCCCTGCCGGGCATCGGCCCTGCGAAAGCCAAAGCGATTGTGGCCTACCGTCAGCAGAACGGCGGTTTCAAAACGACGGAAGAGCTGAAGAATGTGAAGGGTATCGGTGAGGGAATTTATGGCAAACTGAAGGCCGAGGTCACGGTGGCGCCGGTACAGAACAAACGTAAGGCCGTGCCGGCTAGCAAGTAGGCTGAACGAAGAACCCGGAAAATCACCGGGGAAAAAGCCGTCTGTAAATCAACTATAGGTTTGCAGACGGCTTCGGTCGGTAGGGGGGTGTGTAAAATGTTACAAAATAAAAGTTTAATTGCCTTATTCTCTTGACTAAACCCTTGCTGAAAAACTATAATTTCGCTCTTGTCGGCATGGTGTCGGCAAGTATTTAACTCAACAGGACGAGAAAATATGCCTACTATTAACCAATTGGTACGCAAAGGCCGTCAAAAGCCTGTGTACGTAAACAAAGTGCCTGCACTAGAAGCCTGCCCGCAAAAACGCGGCGTGTGCACCCGTGTGTATACCACTACTCCTAAAAAACCTAACTCTGCATTGCGTAAAGTATGTAAAGTTCGCCTGACTAATGGTTTTGAGGTGATTTCATACATCGGCGGTGAAGGTCACAACTTGCAAGAACATAGCGTAGTGCTGATTCGCGGCGGTCGTGTAAAAGACTTGCCGGGTGTGCGTTACCACACTGTACGCGGTTCTTTGGATACTGCCGGTGTTAAAGACCGTAAACAAGCCCGTTCTAAATACGGTGCGAAGCGTCCTAAGTAATTCGGACTTCATTAGGCACGTCGGCCGCCTAGTTTGAAAAAACGGCCGAGTAAGTGAATGCTTGTTTGGGCATTCATGGGAATTGTCCCAACTGAATAGATTTAAAGGAAATTAATATGCCACGTCGTAGAGAAGTCCCTAAGCGCGATGTATTGCCGGATCCTAAGTTCGGTAGCGTTGAGCTGACTAAATTCATGAACGTATTGATGATTGACGGTAAAAAATCAGTTGCAGAGCGCATCGTTTACGGTGCTTTGGCTCAAATTGAGAAAAAAACCGGCAAAGTTGCCATCGAAGTATTTAACGAAGCTATTGCTAACGCCAAACCTATCGTGGAAGTGAAAAGCCGTCGTGTAGGTGGTGCAAACTACCAAGTTCCTGTTGAGGTTCGTCCTTCACGTCGCTTGGCTTTGGCAATGCGTTGGGTTCGCGATGCTGCTCGTAAGCGCGGTGAGAAATCTATGGATCTGCGTTTGGCGGGTGAGTTGATTGATGCGGCTGAAGGCCGCGGCGGTGCGTTGAAAAAACGTGAAGAAGTGCACCGTATGGCTGAGGCGAACAAAGCGTTCTCCCACTTCCGTTTCTAATTTTGAAAGGCTAATAAAATGGCTCGTAAGACCCCAATCAGCCTGTACCGTAATATCGGTATTTCTGCGCATATTGACGCAGGTAAAACAACCACGACTGAACGTATTTTGTTCTATACCGGCCTGACCCACAAGTTGGGTGAGGTGCATGATGGTGCGGCTACTACCGACTATATGGAGCAAGAGCAAGAGCGCGGTATTACCATTACTTCTGCTGCGGTAACTTCATACTGGTCTGGTATGGCTAAGCAGTTTAAAGAGCACCGCTTTAACATCATTGATACTCCGGGACACGTGGACTTTACCGTAGAGGTGGAGCGTTCTATGCGTGTATTGGACGGTGCGGTGATGGTTTACTGTGCGGTGGGCGGTGTGCAACCTCAGTCTGAAACCGTATGGCGTCAAGCCAATAAATACCAAGTACCTCGCTTGGCCTTTGTAAACAAAATGGACCGCCAAGGCGCAAACTTCTTCCGTGTAGTTGAGCAAATGAAAACCCGTTTGCGCGCTAATCCTGTGCCTATCGTTATTCCGGTTGGTGCGGAAGATAATTTCGAAGGCGTTGTTGATTTGTTGAAAATGAAAGCCATCATTTGGAACGAGGCCGATAAAGGCGTAACGTTTGAATATGGCGATATTCCTGCAGATTTGGTTGATACCGCCGAAGAATGGCGTCAAAACATGATTGAAGCTGCTGCTGAAGCTTCTGAGGAGCTGATGGATAAATACTTGGGTGGTGAGGAGCTGACTGAGGAAGAGATCATCGGTGCTTTGCGTCAGCGTACTTTGGCAGGTGAAATCCAGCCGATGTTGTGTGGCTCTGCATTTAAAAACAAAGGCGTACAACGTATGTTGGATGCGGTGGTTGAGTTGCTGCCGGCTCCTACCGACATTCCGCCGGTACAAGGTGTAAATCCTTCAACAGAAGAAGCAGACAGCCGCGAAGCGAGTGACGATGCTCCGTTTTCTGCGTTGGCATTCAAAATGTTGAATGATAAATACGTTGGTAACTTGACCTTTATCCGTGTATATTCGGGTGTGGTTAAGTCCGGTGATACAGTAGTGAACTCTGTTAAAGGTTCTCGCGAGCGTATCGGCCGTTTGGTGCAAATGACTGCTGCAGACCGTACTGAAATTGAAGAAGTGCGTGCCGGTGATATTGCAGCGGCGATTGGCTTGAAAGATGTTGCCACAGGTGAAACCTTGTGTGCCGAAGGTTCTCCGATTATTTTGGAACGTATGGAGTTCCCGGAGCCGGTAATTCACGTTGCTGTTGAGCCGAAAACCAAAGCCGACCAAGAAAAAATGGGTATTGCTCTGAACCGTTTGGCGAAAGAAGACCCATCTTTCCGTGTGCGTACTGATGAAGAATCCGGACAAACCATCATTTCCGGTATGGGTGAGTTGCACTTGGAAATCATTGTTGACCGTATGAAACGTGAGTTTGCGGTGGATGCTAATATTGGTGCTCCGCAAGTAGCTTACCGTGAAACTATTCGTAAAGAAGTAGAGTCGGAATACAAACATGCCAAGCAGTCTGGTGGTAAGGGTCAGTACGGTCACGTTGTAATCAAGATGGAGCCAATGGAACCGGGTGGCGAAGGCTACGAATTTATTGATGAAATTAAAGGTGGTGTAATTCCGCGTGAATTTATTCCGTCTGTCGATAAAGGTATTCGCGATACCTTGCCAAACGGTGTGGTAGCAGGCTTCCCTGTTGTGGATGTTCGCGTACGCTTGGTGTTTGGTTCTTCACACGATGTAGACTCTTCGCAATTGGCCTTTGAGCTGGCAGCTTCTCAAGCCTTTAAAGAAGGTATGCGTAAGGCATCTCCTGTTCTGCTTGAGCCGATTATGGCAGTTGAAGTGGAAACTCCGGAAGAGTATATGGGTGATGTAATGGGTGATTTGAACCGTCGCCGCGGCATCGTTTTGGGTATGGATGATGACGGCATTGGTGGTAAGAAAGTTCGTGCGGAAGTTCCGTTGGCAGAAATGTTCGGTTATTCTACCGACTTGCGTTCTGCTACCCAAGGTCGCGCTACCTACTCTATGGAGTTTAAGAAATATGCTGAAGCTCCTGCAAACGTTGCCGCTGCGGTAACTGAAGCCCGCAAAGGTTAATATGGCAGTCAGGCCGTCTGTAAATTGACTGAAAAATGTTGCAGACGGCTTATATGCTGATTATTTGTTCTTTAATTGATCTTTAATGAAAAGGAATTAGCTCATGGCTAAGGAAAAATTTGAACGTAGCAAACCGCACGTAAACGTTGGCACCATCGGTCACGTTGACCATGGTAAAACCACTCTGACTGCTGCGTTGACTACCATTCTGTCTAAAAAATTCGGTGGCGCTGCCAAAGCATACGACCAAATCGACAACGCTCCTGAAGAAAAAGCCCGTGGTATTACCATTAATACCTCACACGTAGAATACGAAACCGAAACCCGCCACTACGCACACGTAGACTGCCCGGGTCACGCCGACTACGTTAAAAACATGATTACCGGTGCCGCTCAAATGGACGGTGCAATTTTGGTTGTATCCGCAGCCGACGGTCCTATGCCTCAAACCCGCGAGCACATCCTGTTGGCCCGTCAAGTAGGTGTACCGTACATTCTCGTATTCATGAACAAATGCGACATGGTTGACGATGCCGAACTGCTGGAACTGGTAGAGATGGAAATCCGCGACCTGTTGAGCAGCTACGACTTCCCGGGTGACGACTGCCCGATCGTACAAGGTTCTGCCTTGAAAGCCTTGGAAGGTGATGCAGCATTCGAAGCTAAAATTTTCGAACTGGCTGATGCACTGGACAGCTACATCCCTGCTCCTGAGCGTGCCGTTGACAAACCGTTCCTGTTGCCGATTGAAGACGTATTCTCAATCTCCGGCCGCGGTACTGTAGTAACCGGTCGTGTAGAGCGTGGTATCATCCATGTTGGCGACGAGATTGAAATCGTTGGTTTGAAAGAAACCCAAAAAACCACTTGTACCGGCGTAGAAATGTTCCGCAAACTGCTGGACGAAGGTCAAGCAGGTGATAACGTAGGCGTACTGCTGCGCGGTACCAAACGTGAAGAAGTAGAGCGCGGTCAAGTATTGGCCAAACCGGGTACCATTACCCCGCACACCAAGTTCGAAGCAGAAGTATACGTACTGAGCAAAGAAGAAGGTGGCCGTCATACTCCGTTCTTCGCAAACTACCGTCCGCAATTCTACTTCCGTACGACTGACGTTACCGGTGCGGTAACTCTGTCTGAAGGTGTAGAAATGGTAATGCCGGGTGAAAACGTGAAAATCACCGTTGAACTGATTGCACCGATTGCAATGGAAAACGGTCTGCGTTTTGCGATTCGCGAAGGTGGTCGTACCGTGGGTGCCGGTGTGGTATCTAACGTTATCGCTTAAGTAAAGGATATAGATAATGGCAAATCAAAAAATCCGTATCCGTTTGAAAGCTTATGATTATAGCTTGATTGACCGTTCTGCTCAGGAAATTGTGGAAACTGCGAAACGCACCGGTGCCGTAGTAAAAGGCCCGATTCCGTTGCCAACTAAGATTGAACGCTTTAATATTTTGCGCTCGCCTCACGTGAACAAAACTTCCCGTGAGCAGTTGGAAATCCGTACTCACCTGCGTTTGATGGATATTGTTGATTGGACTGATAAAACAACTGATGCATTGATGAAGCTGGATTTGCCGGCCGGTGTGGATGTTGAAATTAAAGTTCAATAATCATTATCGAATAAAAGCCAAGCAGTTGTCTGTTTGGCTTTTTTATTGCGTTAGGTCATCTGAAATGTAGGTGTCGTTGTTTTCAGACGGCTTTATTATGAAAACGCTAAGTTTTTATTGATATTTTTTTCAATAGTGCAGTATAATGGCGGACTTAGTACATTTGTGCTAAGTTTTTATCTTTGTCCAAAGGTGGGCCAATCGTAGCCTGCCCCTTTAATTAAAAGGAAAATAATCATGACTTTAGGTCTGGTTGGGCGCAAAGTTGGTATGACTCGCGTGTTCGACGAGCAGGGTGTTTCTGTTCCGGTAACCGTGTTGGATATGTCTGCTAACCGCGTTACACAAATCAAATCCAAAGATACTGACGGCTATGCTGCCGTACAAGTTACCTTTGGTCAGAAAAAAGTAAACCGTGTGAATAAAACCGAAGCTGGTCACTTTGCAAAAGCAGGTGTTGAGGCTGGTCGTGGTTTGGTTGAGTTTGCTTTGACTGAAGAACAATTGGCTGAATTGAAGGCTGGTGACGAGATTACTGTTGCGATGTTCGAAGCAGGTCAATTGGTGGATGTAACCGGTACCTCTAAGGGTAAAGGTTTCTCCGGTACTATTAAGCGTCATAATTTTGGTTCTCAGCGTACTTCTCATGGTAACTCGCGCTCTCACCGTGTGCCGGGTTCTATCGGTATGGCTCAAGATCCGGGTCGAGTTTTCCCGGGTAAGCGTATGGCGGGTCAATATGGTAATACCAAGGCAACCGTCCAAAATCTGGAAGTTGTACGTGTGGATGCCGAGCGTCAGTTGCTGCTTGTGAAAGGTGCTGTTCCTGGTTCTGTGAATAGCGATGTTGTAGTACGTCCGGGCGTGAAAGTAGGTGCGTAATGGAATTGAAAGTAATTGACGCTAAAGGACAGGTTTCCGGCAGCTTGGCTGTTTCTGATGCTCTGTTCGCTCGTGAATACAATGAAGCATTGGTACATCAGCTGATTACTGCTTTCTTGGCAAATGCTCGTTCTGGTAACCGTGCTCAAAAAACTCGTGCAGAAGTAAACCATTCTACTAAAAAGCCATGGCGCCAAAAAGGTACCGGTCGTGCCCGTTCCGGTATGACTTCTTCTCCGCTGTGGCGTAAAGGTGGTCGTGCATTCCCGAACAAACCTGATGAAAACTTCACTCAAAAAGTGAATCGTAAAATGTACCGCGCAGGCATGGCTTCTATCTTGTCTCAGTTGGTGCGTGACGAGCGTCTGTTTGCTATTGAGGCGTTGACTGCTGAAACTCCAAAAACCAAAGTTTTTGCGGAACAAGTGAAAAATTTGGGTTTGGAGCAGGTGCTGTTTGTAACCAAGCAGTTGGACGAGAATGTTTATTTGGCTTCACGCAACTTGCCGAATGTACTGGTTTTGGAAGCTCAACAAGTTGATCCATACAGCTTGTTGCGTTACAAAAAAGTCATCATCACTAAAGATGCAGTTGCACAATTAGAGGAGCAATGGGTATGAATCAACAACGTTTGACTCAAGTGATTTTGGCACCTATCGTTTCTGAAAAAAGCAACGTATTGGCTGAAAAACGCAATCAAATGACGTTTAAAGTAGCTGCCAATGCAACTAAAACCGAAATTAAGGCTGCTGTTGAGCTGTTGTTCGGTGTTCAAGTTGCCGCAGTAACTACCGTTACCATTAAAGGTAAAACCAAACGTTTTGGTCGCACTTTGGGCCGTCGCAGCGATGTTAAAAAGGCTTATGTGAGCTTGGCTGCCGGTCAAGAGTTGGATTTGGAAGCCGCTGCTGCAGCTGCAGAATAAGGAATAAGTTAAAATGGCAATCGTTAAAATGAAGCCAACCTCTGCAGGTCGTCGCGGCATGGTTCGCGTTGTTGCAGAAGGTTTGCACAAAGGTGCACCTTATGCACCTCTGGTTGAAAAGAAAAACTCTACTGCCGGTCGTAACCATAATGGTCACATTACCACTCGTCATAAGGGTGGCGGTCATAAACACCATTACCGCGTTGTAGATTTCAAACGTAACAAAGACGGTATCCCTGCAAAAGTTGAGCGTATCGAGTACGATCCTAACCGTACTGCATTCATTGCATTGCTGTGTTATGCAGACGGCGAACGTCGTTATATTATTGCTCCGCGTGGTGTTCAAGCCGGTGCTGTATTGGTATCAGGTGCGGAAGCTGCGATTAAAGTAGGTAATACCCTGCCTATCCGCAACATTCCGGTAGGTACGACTATCCACTGTATCGAAATGAAGCCGGGTAAGGGTGCGCAAATCGCTCGTTCAGCCGGTGCTTCTGCGGTATTATTGGCTAAAGAAGGTATTTACGCTCAAGTGCGTCTGCGTTCTGGTGAGGTGCGTAAAATCCATGTGGATTGTCGTGCAACCATCGGTGAAGTTGGTAACGAAGAGCAAAGCCTGAAAAAAATCGGTAAAGCTGGTGCAAACCGTTGGCGTGGTATTCGTCCGACCGTTCGTGGTGTCGTAATGAACCCTGTTGATCACCCGCATGGTGGTGGTGAAGGCCGTACCGGTGAGGCTCGCGAACCGGTTAGCCCATGGGGTACTCCTGCTAAAGGTTACCGCACTCGTAATAACAAACGCACGGATAACATGATTGTTCGTCGTCGTTACTCAAATAAAGGTTAATTAATATGGCTCGTTCATTGAAAAAAGGCCCATATGTAGACCTGCATTTGCTGAAAAAAGTAGATGCTGCTCGTGCAAGCAACGATAAGCGTCCAATTAAAACTTGGTCGCGTCGTTCTACCATTTTGCCTGATTTTATCGGTTTGACTATCGCTGTACACAATGGCCGCACTCACGTGCCTGTATTTATCAGCGATAACATGGTCGGTCATAAATTGGGTGAGTTCTCATTGACCCGTACCTTTAAAGGCCATTTGGCTGATAAAAAGGCTAAAAAGAAATAAGGTGAATCATGAGAGTAAGTGCACAACATAAAAATGCCCGTATCTCAGCTCAAAAAGCTCGCTTAGTGGCTGATTTAATTCGTGGTAAAGACGTTGCCCAAGCTTTGAACATCTTGGCATTCAGCCCGAAAAAAGGTGCCGAGTTGATTAAAAAAGTACTGGAATCAGCAATTGCGAATGCCGAGCACAATAACGGTGCCGACATCGATGAGCTGAAAGTGGTAACTATCTTCGTTGACAAAGGTCCTAGCTTGAAACGTTTTCAAGCTCGTGCCAAAGGTCGCGGTAACCGCATTGAAAAACAAACTTGTCATATTAATGTGACAGTGGGCAACTAAGGAAAAGCTATGGGACAAAAGATTAACCCTACAGGCTTTCGCCTGGCGGTAACTAAAGACTGGTCTTCAAAATGGTTTGCTAAAAGCAACGAATTTTCAACTGTATTGAAGCAAGATATCGATGTTCGTAACTACCTCCGTACCCGTTTGGCAAATGCCTCTGTTGGTCGTGTAGTGATTGAGCGTCCTGCTAAATCGGCTCGTATTACCATTCACTCTGCTCGTCCGGGTGTTGTAATCGGTAAAAAAGGTGAGGATATCGAAATTTTGAAACGTGATCTGCAAGCTCTGATGGGTGTGCCGGTACACGTTAATATCGAAGAAATCCGCAAGCCTGAACTGGATGCGCAAATTATTGCAGACGGCATTGCACAACAATTGGAAAAACGTGTCCAATTTCGTCGTGCTATGAAACGTTCTATGCAGAATGCAATGCGTGCCGGTGCCAAAGGTATCAAAATTATGACTTCAGGTCGTCTGAACGGTGCTGACATTGCGCGTAGCGAATGGTACCGTGAAGGCCGTGTGCCGCTGCATACTCTGCGTGCAAACGTAGATTATGCAACCAGCGAGGCTCACACTACTTACGGTGTATTGGGTCTGAAAGTTTGGGTTTACACTGAAGGTGA
The nucleotide sequence above comes from Neisseria animalis. Encoded proteins:
- the rpsJ gene encoding 30S ribosomal protein S10 translates to MANQKIRIRLKAYDYSLIDRSAQEIVETAKRTGAVVKGPIPLPTKIERFNILRSPHVNKTSREQLEIRTHLRLMDIVDWTDKTTDALMKLDLPAGVDVEIKVQ
- the rplD gene encoding 50S ribosomal protein L4 encodes the protein MELKVIDAKGQVSGSLAVSDALFAREYNEALVHQLITAFLANARSGNRAQKTRAEVNHSTKKPWRQKGTGRARSGMTSSPLWRKGGRAFPNKPDENFTQKVNRKMYRAGMASILSQLVRDERLFAIEALTAETPKTKVFAEQVKNLGLEQVLFVTKQLDENVYLASRNLPNVLVLEAQQVDPYSLLRYKKVIITKDAVAQLEEQWV
- the rplC gene encoding 50S ribosomal protein L3 codes for the protein MTLGLVGRKVGMTRVFDEQGVSVPVTVLDMSANRVTQIKSKDTDGYAAVQVTFGQKKVNRVNKTEAGHFAKAGVEAGRGLVEFALTEEQLAELKAGDEITVAMFEAGQLVDVTGTSKGKGFSGTIKRHNFGSQRTSHGNSRSHRVPGSIGMAQDPGRVFPGKRMAGQYGNTKATVQNLEVVRVDAERQLLLVKGAVPGSVNSDVVVRPGVKVGA
- a CDS encoding ComEA family DNA-binding protein yields the protein MKKFLFGALAALAAGLSLAAVNINTAAQSELEALPGIGPAKAKAIVAYRQQNGGFKTTEELKNVKGIGEGIYGKLKAEVTVAPVQNKRKAVPASK
- the rpsC gene encoding 30S ribosomal protein S3; the encoded protein is MGQKINPTGFRLAVTKDWSSKWFAKSNEFSTVLKQDIDVRNYLRTRLANASVGRVVIERPAKSARITIHSARPGVVIGKKGEDIEILKRDLQALMGVPVHVNIEEIRKPELDAQIIADGIAQQLEKRVQFRRAMKRSMQNAMRAGAKGIKIMTSGRLNGADIARSEWYREGRVPLHTLRANVDYATSEAHTTYGVLGLKVWVYTEGDVKSSAKPEEKKQRKAGGRHAAAN
- the fusA gene encoding elongation factor G, giving the protein MARKTPISLYRNIGISAHIDAGKTTTTERILFYTGLTHKLGEVHDGAATTDYMEQEQERGITITSAAVTSYWSGMAKQFKEHRFNIIDTPGHVDFTVEVERSMRVLDGAVMVYCAVGGVQPQSETVWRQANKYQVPRLAFVNKMDRQGANFFRVVEQMKTRLRANPVPIVIPVGAEDNFEGVVDLLKMKAIIWNEADKGVTFEYGDIPADLVDTAEEWRQNMIEAAAEASEELMDKYLGGEELTEEEIIGALRQRTLAGEIQPMLCGSAFKNKGVQRMLDAVVELLPAPTDIPPVQGVNPSTEEADSREASDDAPFSALAFKMLNDKYVGNLTFIRVYSGVVKSGDTVVNSVKGSRERIGRLVQMTAADRTEIEEVRAGDIAAAIGLKDVATGETLCAEGSPIILERMEFPEPVIHVAVEPKTKADQEKMGIALNRLAKEDPSFRVRTDEESGQTIISGMGELHLEIIVDRMKREFAVDANIGAPQVAYRETIRKEVESEYKHAKQSGGKGQYGHVVIKMEPMEPGGEGYEFIDEIKGGVIPREFIPSVDKGIRDTLPNGVVAGFPVVDVRVRLVFGSSHDVDSSQLAFELAASQAFKEGMRKASPVLLEPIMAVEVETPEEYMGDVMGDLNRRRGIVLGMDDDGIGGKKVRAEVPLAEMFGYSTDLRSATQGRATYSMEFKKYAEAPANVAAAVTEARKG
- the rplV gene encoding 50S ribosomal protein L22, with translation MRVSAQHKNARISAQKARLVADLIRGKDVAQALNILAFSPKKGAELIKKVLESAIANAEHNNGADIDELKVVTIFVDKGPSLKRFQARAKGRGNRIEKQTCHINVTVGN
- the rpsL gene encoding 30S ribosomal protein S12; the protein is MPTINQLVRKGRQKPVYVNKVPALEACPQKRGVCTRVYTTTPKKPNSALRKVCKVRLTNGFEVISYIGGEGHNLQEHSVVLIRGGRVKDLPGVRYHTVRGSLDTAGVKDRKQARSKYGAKRPK
- the rplB gene encoding 50S ribosomal protein L2, with amino-acid sequence MAIVKMKPTSAGRRGMVRVVAEGLHKGAPYAPLVEKKNSTAGRNHNGHITTRHKGGGHKHHYRVVDFKRNKDGIPAKVERIEYDPNRTAFIALLCYADGERRYIIAPRGVQAGAVLVSGAEAAIKVGNTLPIRNIPVGTTIHCIEMKPGKGAQIARSAGASAVLLAKEGIYAQVRLRSGEVRKIHVDCRATIGEVGNEEQSLKKIGKAGANRWRGIRPTVRGVVMNPVDHPHGGGEGRTGEAREPVSPWGTPAKGYRTRNNKRTDNMIVRRRYSNKG
- the rpsG gene encoding 30S ribosomal protein S7, which gives rise to MPRRREVPKRDVLPDPKFGSVELTKFMNVLMIDGKKSVAERIVYGALAQIEKKTGKVAIEVFNEAIANAKPIVEVKSRRVGGANYQVPVEVRPSRRLALAMRWVRDAARKRGEKSMDLRLAGELIDAAEGRGGALKKREEVHRMAEANKAFSHFRF
- the rplW gene encoding 50S ribosomal protein L23, which gives rise to MNQQRLTQVILAPIVSEKSNVLAEKRNQMTFKVAANATKTEIKAAVELLFGVQVAAVTTVTIKGKTKRFGRTLGRRSDVKKAYVSLAAGQELDLEAAAAAAE
- the tuf gene encoding elongation factor Tu; protein product: MAKEKFERSKPHVNVGTIGHVDHGKTTLTAALTTILSKKFGGAAKAYDQIDNAPEEKARGITINTSHVEYETETRHYAHVDCPGHADYVKNMITGAAQMDGAILVVSAADGPMPQTREHILLARQVGVPYILVFMNKCDMVDDAELLELVEMEIRDLLSSYDFPGDDCPIVQGSALKALEGDAAFEAKIFELADALDSYIPAPERAVDKPFLLPIEDVFSISGRGTVVTGRVERGIIHVGDEIEIVGLKETQKTTCTGVEMFRKLLDEGQAGDNVGVLLRGTKREEVERGQVLAKPGTITPHTKFEAEVYVLSKEEGGRHTPFFANYRPQFYFRTTDVTGAVTLSEGVEMVMPGENVKITVELIAPIAMENGLRFAIREGGRTVGAGVVSNVIA
- the rpsS gene encoding 30S ribosomal protein S19: MARSLKKGPYVDLHLLKKVDAARASNDKRPIKTWSRRSTILPDFIGLTIAVHNGRTHVPVFISDNMVGHKLGEFSLTRTFKGHLADKKAKKK